One Pseudomonas brassicacearum genomic region harbors:
- a CDS encoding UDP-2,3-diacylglucosamine diphosphatase, whose translation MTSAELARPSRKQRVRTLWISDVHLGTRDCQAEHLSQFLKGYHADKIYLVGDIIDGWKLRGGMYWPQAHTNVIRRLLTMSKRGTEVIYVTGNHDEFLRRYSKLILGNIQLVDEAVHVTADGRHLLVIHGDQFDVITRYHRWLAFLGDSAYEFTLTLNRWLNHWRARYGYGYWSLSAYLKHKVKTAVSFISDFEEAIAHECVKRELHGVVCGHIHHAEIRMVGEVEYLNCGDWVESCTALIEHWDGSIELYRLAEAQAREALLKAEKVAEPA comes from the coding sequence ATGACCAGCGCCGAGCTCGCCAGACCCAGCCGCAAACAGCGTGTTCGCACCCTATGGATTTCCGATGTGCACCTGGGCACTCGGGATTGCCAGGCCGAGCACTTGTCGCAGTTCCTCAAGGGCTATCACGCCGACAAGATCTACCTGGTCGGAGACATCATCGACGGCTGGAAGCTGCGCGGTGGCATGTACTGGCCCCAGGCTCATACCAACGTCATTCGCCGCTTGCTGACCATGAGCAAGCGCGGCACCGAGGTCATTTACGTCACCGGTAACCATGATGAATTCCTGCGGCGTTATTCGAAGTTGATCCTGGGCAATATCCAGTTGGTGGACGAAGCCGTGCACGTCACCGCCGACGGTCGGCACCTGCTGGTGATCCATGGCGATCAATTCGACGTCATCACCCGTTACCACCGTTGGCTGGCGTTCCTTGGCGATTCGGCCTACGAGTTCACCCTCACGCTGAACCGTTGGCTCAACCATTGGCGAGCCCGTTATGGCTACGGTTACTGGTCGTTATCGGCGTACCTCAAGCACAAGGTCAAGACGGCCGTCAGCTTCATCAGCGATTTCGAAGAAGCCATCGCCCATGAGTGTGTGAAGCGCGAACTGCATGGCGTGGTGTGTGGGCATATTCACCATGCCGAGATTCGGATGGTGGGCGAGGTGGAGTACCTCAATTGTGGCGATTGGGTCGAGTCGTGCACGGCGCTGATCGAACATTGGGATGGGTCGATCGAGCTGTATCGGCTGGCGGAGGCTCAGGCGCGGGAGGCGCTGCTCAAGGCCGAAAAGGTCGCCGAACCTGCGTGA
- a CDS encoding DUF962 domain-containing protein: MENTRRFNSFAEFYPYYLSEHSNSTCRRLHFVGTSLLMLIFLLAFVAGTWWWLLALPVAGYGFAWVGHFFFEKNRPATFQYPFYSLLGDFAMYRDMLLGKVAF, translated from the coding sequence TTGGAAAACACCCGACGATTCAACAGCTTCGCTGAGTTCTACCCGTATTACCTCAGCGAGCACAGCAACAGCACCTGCCGACGACTGCACTTTGTCGGCACTTCCCTGCTGATGCTGATTTTCCTCCTGGCGTTCGTCGCGGGTACTTGGTGGTGGTTGCTCGCCCTGCCTGTCGCGGGCTACGGCTTCGCCTGGGTCGGGCACTTTTTCTTCGAAAAGAACCGCCCCGCCACTTTCCAGTATCCGTTCTACAGTTTGCTCGGCGACTTCGCCATGTACCGCGACATGCTGCTGGGCAAGGTCGCGTTCTAG
- a CDS encoding HD domain-containing protein → MSSRAGFTHMQDGTHQDWAIIAADFSAYARQLPGRILTHLKLLDGDFGGFPVDRLTHSLQTATRAYRDGRDEEYVICALLHDIGDTLGSYNHPDIAAAILKPFVSAENLWMVEKHGIFQGYYFFHHLGMDRHLREQFSGHPQYQATIDFCAKYDAAAFDAEYDTLPLSFFEPMLERLFAAPKQSIYKAAMADIPA, encoded by the coding sequence ATGAGCTCACGCGCAGGCTTTACCCACATGCAGGACGGCACCCATCAAGACTGGGCGATCATCGCAGCCGACTTCAGCGCCTACGCACGGCAATTGCCGGGCCGGATCCTGACCCACCTGAAATTGCTGGACGGAGACTTCGGCGGGTTCCCGGTGGATCGCCTGACCCACTCCCTGCAAACCGCCACCCGGGCCTACCGGGACGGGCGGGATGAGGAATACGTGATCTGCGCCCTGCTCCACGACATCGGCGACACGCTGGGCTCTTACAACCACCCGGACATCGCCGCAGCCATCCTCAAGCCCTTCGTCAGCGCCGAAAACCTGTGGATGGTGGAGAAACACGGGATCTTCCAGGGGTATTACTTCTTTCATCACCTGGGCATGGATCGGCACCTGCGGGAGCAATTCAGCGGGCATCCGCAGTACCAGGCGACCATTGATTTTTGTGCGAAGTACGACGCGGCCGCGTTCGATGCCGAGTACGACACCCTGCCGTTGAGTTTCTTCGAGCCGATGCTGGAAAGGCTATTCGCCGCGCCAAAGCAGTCGATCTACAAGGCGGCGATGGCTGACATACCGGCCTGA
- a CDS encoding TrkH family potassium uptake protein, translated as MALPTLRIIGFIIGIFLITLAIFMVVPMATLLIFERTGDLPSFLWSSMITFVAGLALVLPGRPEHIHLRPRDMYLLTVSSWLVVCIFAALPFLLTQHISYTDSFFESMSGITATGATVLSGLDTMSPGILMWRSLLHWLGGIGFIGMAVAILPLLRIGGMRLFQTESSDRSEKVMPRSHMVARLIVASYVGITILGTLALWWAGMGLFDAINHSMSAISTGGFSTSDLSLAKWTEPAVHWVAIVIMILGSLPFALYVSTLRGNRRALIKDQQVQGLIGVLLVTWLVLGTWYWLTTDLHWLDALRHVALNVTSIVTTTGFALGDYSLWGNFSLMLFFYLGFVGGCSGSTAGGIKIFRFQVAYILLRANLNQLIHPRAVIKQKYNGHRLDEEIVRSILTFSFFFAITICVIALLLSLLGVEWMTALTGAASTVSGVGPGLGETIGPAGNFAPLPDAAKWILSGGMLLGRLEIITVFVLCIPAFWRH; from the coding sequence ATGGCGTTGCCGACCCTGCGGATCATTGGTTTCATTATCGGCATCTTCCTGATCACCCTGGCGATCTTCATGGTCGTGCCCATGGCCACCTTGCTGATCTTCGAGCGTACCGGCGATCTGCCGTCGTTCCTCTGGTCGAGCATGATCACCTTCGTCGCCGGCCTGGCCCTGGTGCTTCCCGGACGCCCGGAACATATACACCTGCGCCCGCGCGACATGTACCTGCTGACTGTCAGCAGTTGGCTGGTGGTGTGTATCTTTGCCGCGCTGCCGTTCCTGCTGACCCAGCACATCAGCTACACGGATTCGTTCTTCGAAAGCATGTCGGGGATCACCGCCACCGGCGCCACCGTCCTGAGCGGCCTGGACACCATGTCCCCCGGCATCCTGATGTGGCGCTCGTTGCTGCACTGGCTCGGCGGGATCGGCTTCATCGGCATGGCCGTGGCGATCCTGCCGCTGTTGCGCATCGGTGGCATGCGGCTGTTCCAGACCGAATCGTCGGACCGCTCGGAAAAAGTCATGCCCCGCTCGCACATGGTGGCGCGGCTGATCGTGGCGTCCTACGTGGGCATCACCATCCTCGGCACCCTGGCGCTCTGGTGGGCCGGGATGGGCCTGTTCGATGCCATCAACCATTCGATGTCGGCGATCTCCACCGGCGGTTTTTCCACCTCCGACCTGTCCCTGGCCAAATGGACCGAACCGGCCGTGCACTGGGTCGCCATCGTCATCATGATCCTCGGCAGCCTGCCGTTTGCCCTGTATGTCTCGACGCTGCGAGGCAATCGTCGGGCGCTGATCAAGGATCAGCAGGTCCAAGGGCTGATCGGCGTGCTGCTGGTGACCTGGCTGGTGCTCGGCACCTGGTATTGGTTGACCACCGACCTGCATTGGCTGGACGCGCTGCGGCACGTGGCGTTGAACGTGACGTCGATCGTCACCACCACCGGCTTCGCTCTGGGGGACTACAGCCTGTGGGGTAATTTCTCACTGATGCTGTTCTTTTACCTGGGGTTCGTCGGTGGCTGCTCGGGCTCGACAGCCGGCGGGATCAAGATCTTCCGCTTCCAGGTCGCCTACATCCTGCTCCGGGCCAACCTTAATCAACTGATCCACCCGCGTGCGGTGATCAAGCAGAAATACAACGGCCATCGCCTCGACGAAGAAATCGTCCGCTCGATTCTCACCTTCTCGTTCTTCTTCGCCATCACCATCTGCGTGATCGCGCTGCTGCTGTCGCTGCTAGGCGTGGAATGGATGACGGCACTGACCGGCGCGGCCAGTACCGTCTCCGGTGTCGGCCCGGGGTTGGGGGAGACCATTGGCCCGGCCGGCAACTTCGCACCGCTGCCGGATGCGGCCAAGTGGATTCTGTCGGGGGGCATGTTGCTGGGCCGGTTGGAGATCATCACGGTGTTCGTGTTGTGTATCCCGGCGTTCTGGCGTCACTGA